Proteins from a single region of Runella sp. SP2:
- a CDS encoding AraC family transcriptional regulator — MEKAESLQEFYSRKFEWIPESLSKDIGHVNVFRLPHPANKPVPYRRRDFFKVTLCRGGSRIHYADKVFSFEKQALVFSNPFIPYKWEHIDQEIAGFYVVFNARFFNQFGNLIQYEVFQPAGTHVFELDDAQFESLGGVFEKMEAELASEYIHKYDAIRNMIYELIHYAMKTRPSTRVEQLPINAAQRIHWLFLELLERQFPIDENHVEIQLRTASDFATQLNVHVNHLNRAVKETCGKTTSQLIGERLLQEAKIMLKQSQWNVSEIAFALGFTEVTHFNNFFKKHTDVSPVKFRKE; from the coding sequence ATGGAAAAAGCAGAAAGTCTTCAAGAGTTTTATAGTCGGAAATTTGAGTGGATTCCCGAGAGCTTGAGCAAAGACATCGGACACGTAAATGTATTTCGATTGCCTCATCCTGCCAACAAACCCGTGCCCTATCGTCGGCGCGATTTCTTTAAAGTAACCCTGTGCCGTGGAGGCAGTCGGATTCACTACGCCGACAAGGTATTTTCGTTTGAAAAACAAGCACTGGTGTTTTCCAATCCTTTTATTCCCTACAAATGGGAGCACATCGACCAAGAAATTGCGGGCTTTTATGTAGTTTTTAATGCGCGTTTTTTTAATCAGTTTGGCAATTTGATTCAGTATGAAGTTTTTCAACCTGCTGGTACACATGTGTTTGAGCTAGACGACGCGCAGTTTGAGTCGTTGGGGGGCGTGTTTGAAAAAATGGAAGCTGAATTAGCCTCTGAGTACATTCACAAGTACGACGCGATTCGGAACATGATTTACGAGCTGATTCACTACGCGATGAAAACCCGCCCGTCCACGCGTGTAGAACAATTGCCCATTAATGCTGCCCAGCGGATTCATTGGTTATTTTTGGAGTTGTTAGAGCGTCAGTTTCCGATTGATGAAAATCACGTTGAAATACAACTACGAACGGCGTCAGATTTTGCGACTCAACTCAATGTCCACGTCAATCACCTCAATCGAGCCGTCAAAGAGACCTGTGGGAAAACAACCTCCCAACTCATCGGCGAGCGGTTGTTGCAAGAGGCCAAAATCATGCTCAAACAAAGCCAATGGAATGTGTCTGAAATAGCCTTTGCTTTGGGCTTTACGGAAGTGACGCATTTCAATAATTTTTTCAAAAAACATACCGATGTAAGTCCCGTGAAGTTTCGGAAAGAGTAG